The Rhea pennata isolate bPtePen1 chromosome Z, bPtePen1.pri, whole genome shotgun sequence genome includes a region encoding these proteins:
- the RPS6 gene encoding small ribosomal subunit protein eS6, producing the protein MKLNISFPATGCQKLIEVDDERKLRTFYEKRMATEVAADSLGEEWKGYVVRISGGNDKQGFPMKQGVLTHGRVRLLLSKGHSCYRPRRTGERKRKSVRGCIVDANLSVLNLVIVKKGEKDIPGLTDTTVPRRLGPKRASRIRKLFNLSKEDDVRQYVVRKPLNKEGKKPRTKAPKIQRLVTPRVLQHKRRRIALKKQRTQKNKEEAAEYAKLLAKRMKEAKEKRQEQIAKRRRLSSLRASTSKSESSQK; encoded by the exons ATGAag CTGAACATTTCTTTCCCAGCCACTGGCTGCCAGAAGCTCATTGAAGTGGATGATGAGCGCAAGTTGAGGACATTCTACGAGAAACGGATGGCCACAGAGGTCGCAGCTGATTCGCTTGGAGAGGAGTGGAAG ggCTATGTTGTCCGAATCAGTGGTGGTAATGACAAACAAGGCTTCCCCATGAAACAAGGTGTCCTGACTCATGGACGTGTCCGCCTTCTGCTCAGCAAGGGCCATTCCTGCTATCGTCCCCGAAGAACCGGAGAGCGAAAACGCAAATCTGTTCGTGGTTGCATTGTCGATGCCAACTTGAGTGTTCTGAACTTGGTCATTGTGAAAAAAG GTGAAAAGGATATTCCTGGACTGACGGACACAACTGTGCCTCGTCGTCTGGGTCCCAAAAGGGCCAGCAGAATCCGCAAGCTGTTCAACCTCTCTAAGGAAGATGATGTCCGCCAGTACGTTGTGAGGAAACCTCTGAACAAAGAGG GCAAGAAACCTAGAACCAAGGCTCCTAAGATCCAGCGTCTAGTGACTCCTCGAGTTCTGCAACATAAGCGCAGACGTATTGCTCTGAAGAAGCAGCGCACTCAGAAGAATaaggaggaagcagcagaatATGCTAAGCTCTTGGCCAAGAGAATGAAG gaGGCCAAGGAAAAACGCCAGGAGCAGATTGCCAAGAGACGCCGGCTTTCTTCATTGAGAGCTTCTACATCTAAATCTGAGTCAAGTCAGAAGTAA